From the genome of Candidatus Electrothrix communis, one region includes:
- a CDS encoding putative DNA binding domain-containing protein — protein MQLNEFKRLVRAGESSRVEFKSCDFHNDSLAKEIVAFANMKGGRIYIGVRDNGELEDIEQKIEERIVNICRNNILPSIIPDIETLLIDDRRILCIHIDRGRHKPYKVKKSNKFYIRAGSVSIEPSNEEFVRLFQDGEHLHFEVSSVFPYQRKQFDILRFRDYVETYRGIDCDETDLDRLLYNLHCIDEENRVSVLGALFFTRTPSRFLPQSGIECNCFEGPDTGSEITDYQAKDCGIVQCIEYAIGFIKRHSRVQLAFDPATGHRIELPNYDTGIIRELIVNAFMHRDWSIFGQRIRLNVFADRLEVFSPGSLPNTLNLTRALAGISYYRNPIISQMLKDYRMADRVGRGLQKVVNYYQERDLRPPVFDVEHASFRVTLWAAGVKQD, from the coding sequence ATGCAGCTCAACGAATTCAAGAGATTGGTAAGAGCAGGCGAAAGCTCCCGTGTCGAGTTCAAATCATGTGACTTTCATAATGATTCCTTAGCAAAAGAGATAGTCGCCTTTGCCAATATGAAAGGCGGAAGAATCTATATCGGTGTACGCGATAACGGAGAGCTTGAAGACATTGAACAAAAAATCGAAGAACGCATCGTAAACATATGCAGAAACAATATTCTTCCATCCATCATCCCTGATATAGAAACCTTACTGATTGACGACAGACGAATACTCTGCATTCATATAGACAGAGGCCGACATAAACCCTATAAGGTAAAAAAATCAAACAAGTTCTATATTCGAGCTGGCTCAGTTTCTATCGAACCGAGTAATGAGGAGTTTGTACGTCTTTTTCAGGACGGCGAGCACCTTCATTTCGAAGTATCCTCGGTCTTTCCCTATCAACGCAAACAGTTCGACATACTGCGCTTTCGTGATTATGTGGAAACCTATCGGGGTATAGACTGCGACGAGACAGATCTTGACCGGCTCCTGTACAATCTGCACTGCATTGATGAAGAAAATCGTGTGAGCGTGCTTGGCGCTCTCTTCTTTACCAGGACGCCTTCGCGTTTTCTTCCGCAAAGCGGCATTGAGTGCAACTGTTTCGAGGGACCGGATACAGGCAGCGAGATTACAGACTATCAGGCGAAAGACTGCGGCATTGTCCAGTGCATTGAATACGCCATCGGATTCATCAAGCGACACAGTCGTGTTCAGCTTGCCTTTGATCCGGCAACAGGCCACAGGATAGAACTCCCGAACTATGATACAGGCATTATTCGGGAGCTGATCGTCAATGCTTTTATGCACCGCGACTGGTCGATTTTCGGACAGAGAATACGCCTCAACGTCTTTGCCGACCGCCTGGAGGTGTTTTCTCCGGGCAGCCTGCCGAATACATTAAATTTAACACGGGCACTGGCCGGTATTTCCTATTACCGTAATCCGATTATTTCACAGATGCTCAAAGATTACAGAATGGCTGACCGAGTGGGGCGCGGGTTGCAGAAAGTGGTCAATTATTATCAAGAACGTGACCTACGCCCGCCCGTTTTTGATGTGGAGCATGCCTCGTTCAGGGTGACGCTTTGGGCGGCAGGAGTGAAGCAGGATTGA
- a CDS encoding VCBS repeat-containing protein, translating into MPQSLLILFYTLLTLIFLTIPVTASTAETTSDNQGRENEQIIIIPPFEVETKAPRPHLQTGLANILATRITKRTNHIVAPHSAEIDRITNLLLQQDNVAVQKIIQKMANTSLLAGTLKEKEEGYEITIHVFSHRPTAQISLSQTFNQLDRALSALDELSLDIAEKIFSVPRPKKDEVIAENGRLKGFHTAHPERLFKEKKHSADEITTGPEIKNTSFGIQSSRRDILPSSTALAMTAGDLNNDGKEEFVLLEKASVALYHRSPNSSFQRIAFQPLARHLGLHTVHLADLDNNGLLEIYIGASNGSKPASQILEWDGRAFHVLYQNAPYYLRPTVDAEGRSLLLGQENALQETGNNVFYSLKRESDGSLRKIKRLTFPPGFNIYDFITVDLNLDGALEFIGITRGNKLAVIDNSGRTLWKSEKNHGASKEILGTLTSTLDGDRNPTNNPEPIYLHSRIIAQDLNRDGTPEIIIGRNRLAAITFLKRLRSFEGSSVSALSWTDGTMKTIWETPRLPGYTVDFQLLRDTNQPGKFRLVSIEQEYTSNLMSLWRAKKSLVHSYILGGQEKENPGTP; encoded by the coding sequence ATGCCACAATCCCTCCTCATTCTTTTTTATACACTTCTTACTCTCATTTTTCTAACAATACCAGTCACTGCAAGTACAGCGGAAACCACCAGTGACAACCAGGGCAGAGAGAACGAGCAAATAATTATCATCCCTCCTTTTGAAGTTGAAACGAAAGCACCACGTCCTCATCTCCAAACTGGACTTGCCAATATATTGGCGACCCGTATCACCAAAAGAACCAACCATATTGTCGCACCGCACAGCGCCGAAATAGACAGAATCACAAATCTGCTTCTCCAACAAGATAACGTTGCCGTACAAAAAATAATACAAAAAATGGCCAATACCTCCCTTTTGGCAGGTACCCTCAAAGAAAAAGAAGAAGGCTATGAAATCACAATACACGTCTTTAGCCATCGACCAACAGCTCAGATTTCTTTATCGCAAACATTCAATCAACTTGACCGCGCTTTATCCGCCCTGGACGAGCTTTCTCTGGATATTGCGGAGAAAATATTTTCCGTGCCCCGCCCGAAAAAAGATGAGGTTATAGCTGAAAATGGCAGACTCAAAGGGTTCCATACCGCTCATCCAGAACGACTTTTTAAAGAAAAAAAGCATAGCGCTGATGAAATCACCACGGGGCCGGAAATAAAAAATACTTCTTTCGGTATTCAATCTTCAAGGAGGGATATTTTACCTTCCTCAACAGCCCTAGCCATGACTGCGGGTGACCTGAACAATGACGGGAAAGAAGAATTCGTTCTTCTGGAAAAAGCAAGCGTGGCCCTCTATCACAGAAGTCCAAATTCTTCTTTTCAGCGCATCGCTTTTCAGCCTCTCGCCCGTCATCTCGGTCTCCATACAGTCCACCTTGCTGATCTTGACAACAACGGCTTATTGGAGATCTACATAGGAGCTAGTAACGGGAGCAAACCTGCATCACAGATTTTGGAATGGGATGGTAGGGCATTCCATGTTCTTTATCAAAATGCTCCCTACTACCTCCGCCCCACTGTTGATGCAGAGGGCCGCTCTCTTCTTCTTGGTCAGGAAAACGCTCTTCAAGAAACTGGAAACAACGTTTTTTACAGCTTAAAAAGAGAATCTGACGGCTCATTGAGGAAAATAAAACGACTTACTTTTCCTCCAGGATTTAATATCTATGACTTTATTACTGTGGATCTGAACCTGGATGGGGCCTTAGAATTTATCGGGATTACTCGCGGAAACAAGCTGGCAGTTATCGACAACAGTGGAAGAACATTATGGAAAAGCGAAAAAAATCATGGAGCAAGTAAGGAAATTCTTGGAACTCTAACAAGCACTCTCGATGGTGATCGCAATCCAACCAATAATCCGGAGCCCATTTACCTGCATAGTCGAATTATTGCTCAGGATCTGAATAGAGACGGTACACCGGAAATCATCATAGGGCGTAACCGTTTAGCTGCTATTACTTTTTTAAAACGACTGAGATCCTTTGAAGGCTCCTCGGTCAGTGCTTTGAGCTGGACCGACGGCACAATGAAAACAATATGGGAAACGCCAAGACTTCCAGGCTATACTGTTGATTTTCAACTGCTTCGAGATACAAACCAACCTGGTAAATTTCGCCTTGTTTCTATAGAGCAGGAATACACGAGTAACCTGATGTCACTATGGCGTGCAAAAAAATCTCTTGTTCACTCCTATATCCTTGGGGGTCAAGAAAAAGAGAATCCCGGTACCCCATAG
- the hemC gene encoding hydroxymethylbilane synthase, which produces MKKILRIGTRASLLAVTQSTWVKNQIEQQYPGTTVELVKILTKGDKILDVPLAKVGGKGLFVKEIEDALLDGQVDLAVHSMKDVPAELPEGLQVAIIPKREIPQDAFVSGKYETVEALPQGAVIGTSSLRRKSQLACLRPDLEIKDLRGNLDTRLRKLDEGEYDAIILAGAGLNRLGMQKRITALFTSEQMLPAIGQGSLGIELRIADTELLDGLQFLHHHDTAETVSAERAFLLRLEGGCQVPIGGFATIEKETITLTGLIASLDGKTILREQLSGKASDAEKIGVSLAETLLARGGKAILDEVYAG; this is translated from the coding sequence ATGAAAAAGATACTACGCATCGGAACCCGGGCCAGCCTGCTGGCCGTGACCCAGTCCACCTGGGTAAAAAACCAGATTGAACAGCAGTACCCTGGCACCACAGTGGAGCTGGTGAAAATCCTCACCAAGGGCGATAAAATCTTGGATGTCCCTCTGGCGAAAGTCGGTGGCAAGGGCCTGTTTGTTAAAGAGATTGAGGATGCCTTGCTGGATGGGCAAGTGGATCTGGCCGTGCATTCCATGAAGGACGTACCTGCCGAGTTGCCCGAAGGCTTGCAGGTCGCTATTATTCCGAAACGGGAAATCCCTCAGGATGCCTTTGTTTCTGGGAAATACGAAACAGTGGAGGCATTGCCGCAAGGAGCTGTCATCGGCACCTCCAGTCTACGTAGAAAATCGCAGTTAGCCTGCCTACGCCCTGATCTGGAAATCAAAGATCTCCGTGGCAATCTGGACACCCGCCTGCGAAAATTGGATGAAGGCGAATATGACGCCATCATCCTGGCAGGGGCTGGCCTAAATCGCTTAGGCATGCAGAAACGCATTACGGCCCTGTTCACCTCAGAACAGATGCTGCCTGCCATCGGTCAAGGCTCACTGGGTATCGAGTTACGTATAGCAGACACAGAGCTGCTCGACGGGCTTCAATTCCTCCATCACCACGACACAGCAGAAACGGTTTCGGCAGAACGGGCCTTTCTCCTCCGCCTGGAAGGCGGCTGCCAGGTACCCATCGGTGGTTTTGCCACTATTGAGAAGGAGACCATCACCCTTACCGGCCTCATCGCCTCTTTGGACGGAAAGACCATCCTGAGAGAACAACTCAGCGGAAAAGCGTCTGACGCAGAAAAAATTGGTGTCAGCCTCGCTGAGACCCTGCTGGCCAGGGGTGGCAAGGCAATTCTTGATGAGGTTTATGCAGGTTAA
- a CDS encoding thermonuclease family protein: protein MNNYSASKKSSSKNNSSSSSGKKGTSRTGESSSGSAGRGKKEKNKILYTLPDPKEFQAATMVDIEDGDTLRVILDDSQVTVSLYGIDSPERTQPHGMKAVQALTKLLNRKKISLQIYDKDGGARRCLAVVSVGDKNVNELLVKGGHAWVQREYCYESFCTDWLSSQAQAKAAKKGLWSDPEPIAPRVWRAMPPERRDVLQRGYSPVDNGLRSRYGKDTTIIGR from the coding sequence TTGAACAATTATTCTGCATCCAAAAAAAGCAGTTCAAAAAACAACAGCTCATCAAGCTCAGGGAAAAAGGGAACATCACGTACTGGTGAAAGCAGTTCCGGTTCAGCAGGTCGAGGGAAAAAAGAAAAGAATAAAATTTTGTACACCTTGCCGGACCCTAAGGAGTTTCAGGCCGCAACAATGGTCGACATCGAAGATGGCGATACTCTACGTGTTATTTTGGATGACTCGCAGGTTACAGTGAGTCTCTATGGAATTGATAGTCCAGAACGAACGCAGCCTCACGGCATGAAAGCTGTCCAAGCTCTTACGAAATTGCTCAACAGAAAGAAAATTAGCCTGCAGATCTATGATAAAGACGGGGGAGCTCGTCGATGTCTGGCCGTTGTTTCTGTCGGAGACAAAAACGTTAACGAATTGCTGGTGAAGGGCGGTCATGCCTGGGTGCAGAGAGAATATTGCTATGAGTCCTTTTGCACGGACTGGCTTTCCTCTCAAGCTCAAGCGAAAGCAGCGAAGAAGGGTTTATGGTCTGATCCTGAGCCGATAGCACCGAGGGTGTGGCGAGCAATGCCCCCGGAAAGGAGGGATGTTCTTCAGCGTGGGTATAGCCCTGTTGATAATGGATTACGTTCCAGGTACGGTAAGGATACCACTATTATCGGGCGCTAA
- a CDS encoding EAL domain-containing protein, producing MIKLIKENSLFVCIVTFFCIFISLKVIDEYRNLSQLETKIYYEDSKVLKNFIEAYSSVYQRAFVEKHISLDEGNMYLLPVMAIPKIAEGFAEVTEGRVTVNAVTDRPRNLNNKADPVEEKAIQFFKVNPTEQEYFQEVVSDKEQFYFYASPFYIQKMCLQCHGTREEVLPDVAEKYSDGFDYQEGELRGVISIKMKKANVRNELINFFLVKTTLVTLAGSILFLTVIFFLIRKLKRQDAQYTHDLERTVRNQTSELQEQVNLLREYSKVLDASLIVSKGDLEGNITYVNDKMCQIFGYGPSELIGRPHSFLQYSDMEDRVFLDLWKSIQAKKIWQGLLKNRKKDGTHCWAQTTVCPILDNTGEIVEYISARADVTELVENRQEMQALLTTDNLTGLPNRYQMLMDLSGQELMTVILFDIHAFSDINDYFGIETGDSILVEFVRRLQQECEGKPCKLYKLPGDQSALLVKEKWPLPEVEATVEQLTDCITRRPFYVNDSEIAVHVTCGIAWNVEKNGLLEADIALKQAKKNRQEYVVNNESGNIMLELEKNHSIAVDIKNALREGRVVTFFQPIIRAATGEIDKYECLVRIIDEDGTVIPPCRFLDAAKKARIYTKITIAVIDRACAAFADSTMEFSVNLSTQDILDLAVVKHLKSKLGKSSIGERAILEIVETEGFENYDEVAQFIKEMKEMGCKIAIDDFGSGHSNYERLLKLQVDYLKIDGSILKKLTSDEISQTIVETIVAVAKKLKIETVAEFVYDKETAELATSLGVDFLQGYYFSEPLQELKKG from the coding sequence ATGATAAAGTTGATAAAAGAAAATAGTCTGTTTGTATGTATCGTTACATTTTTCTGTATTTTTATCTCCTTAAAGGTGATTGACGAGTACAGAAATCTTTCACAGCTAGAAACAAAGATTTATTACGAAGATTCTAAAGTCCTGAAAAATTTTATTGAGGCATACAGTTCTGTTTATCAGCGGGCTTTTGTTGAAAAACATATTTCACTGGATGAAGGTAATATGTATCTTCTTCCGGTCATGGCCATCCCAAAAATTGCAGAAGGATTTGCCGAAGTAACAGAAGGCAGGGTTACAGTTAACGCTGTGACTGACAGGCCGAGGAACCTGAATAACAAGGCTGACCCTGTTGAGGAGAAAGCCATACAGTTTTTTAAAGTCAATCCCACGGAACAGGAATATTTTCAAGAGGTGGTATCGGACAAAGAACAGTTCTACTTTTACGCTTCGCCGTTTTACATTCAAAAAATGTGTTTGCAATGTCACGGTACCAGAGAAGAGGTACTTCCCGATGTTGCTGAGAAATATTCGGACGGCTTTGATTATCAGGAGGGAGAGTTACGCGGAGTCATCAGTATAAAGATGAAAAAAGCTAATGTCAGAAATGAGCTGATTAATTTCTTTCTTGTGAAGACGACTCTTGTTACTCTTGCGGGAAGTATTCTTTTTCTGACGGTTATCTTTTTTCTGATACGTAAACTTAAGAGACAGGATGCTCAATATACACATGATCTGGAACGAACTGTGCGGAACCAGACAAGTGAGTTGCAGGAGCAGGTTAACCTGCTGCGGGAGTATTCAAAAGTGCTTGATGCGAGCCTGATCGTTTCCAAAGGAGATCTCGAAGGAAATATCACCTATGTTAATGACAAGATGTGCCAAATTTTCGGCTATGGACCGAGTGAGCTTATTGGAAGGCCGCATTCGTTCCTGCAGTATTCTGATATGGAAGATCGTGTCTTTCTCGATTTATGGAAGAGTATCCAGGCGAAAAAAATCTGGCAGGGCTTGTTGAAGAATCGCAAGAAAGACGGAACCCATTGTTGGGCTCAGACAACTGTTTGCCCGATTTTGGATAATACCGGAGAAATTGTTGAGTATATTTCCGCCAGAGCAGACGTAACAGAACTTGTTGAAAATCGACAGGAGATGCAGGCCCTGTTAACAACTGACAACCTGACCGGACTGCCCAATCGTTATCAAATGCTGATGGATCTCAGTGGGCAAGAGCTGATGACAGTTATTCTTTTTGATATCCATGCATTTTCCGATATTAATGATTATTTTGGGATAGAGACGGGTGACAGTATTCTTGTTGAGTTTGTTCGACGTCTCCAGCAGGAATGCGAAGGGAAACCATGCAAACTGTATAAATTGCCGGGGGATCAGAGCGCCCTGCTGGTGAAGGAAAAATGGCCGTTACCTGAAGTTGAAGCGACCGTGGAGCAGCTCACAGATTGTATTACACGGAGGCCTTTCTATGTAAATGATAGCGAGATAGCTGTCCATGTGACCTGTGGTATTGCTTGGAATGTGGAGAAAAATGGTCTTCTTGAGGCTGATATCGCCTTGAAGCAAGCCAAGAAGAATCGGCAGGAGTATGTTGTCAATAACGAGAGTGGCAATATCATGCTGGAGCTGGAGAAGAATCACTCTATCGCCGTTGATATTAAAAATGCCTTGCGCGAAGGAAGGGTTGTTACCTTTTTTCAACCTATTATCCGAGCAGCAACAGGAGAAATTGATAAATATGAATGCTTGGTTCGGATTATTGATGAAGACGGAACCGTCATTCCCCCTTGCCGATTTCTTGACGCAGCGAAGAAAGCGCGAATATATACCAAGATAACGATAGCTGTCATTGATCGGGCTTGCGCCGCTTTTGCAGATTCGACGATGGAGTTTTCAGTGAATTTATCCACCCAGGATATTCTTGATCTGGCTGTTGTTAAGCATTTGAAGAGTAAGTTGGGGAAGTCGTCAATAGGCGAAAGGGCTATTCTCGAGATTGTTGAAACAGAAGGTTTTGAGAATTACGATGAGGTAGCCCAGTTTATCAAAGAGATGAAGGAAATGGGCTGCAAGATAGCTATTGATGATTTTGGGAGCGGGCATTCTAATTATGAGCGACTCTTGAAGCTTCAGGTGGATTATTTAAAGATAGATGGGTCGATTTTAAAGAAATTGACCTCAGATGAGATTTCTCAAACTATCGTGGAAACCATTGTCGCGGTAGCGAAAAAACTTAAGATTGAAACCGTTGCGGAATTTGTCTACGATAAGGAGACTGCCGAGTTGGCCACCTCGTTGGGAGTGGATTTTCTTCAAGGATATTATTTTTCCGAGCCATTACAGGAGCTTAAGAAAGGGTAA
- a CDS encoding transposase, with protein MLGWLATLSRYGLFKETIRGFLQALRKHKPGLYAEVKDELSLDYLQDNFDLTEKDKDKARGRIKEMAKDLYLLKTSFEHHHQVGHYQTFKTLAQVFDQQCAVKSENDLSSSPADVDSDKELVEAARNTAPVDSEEEISSGNMTPADESADSTKNIVPAEPEIEMRAKPVGDKIISTPHNTDAEYTRKRNQTVVGHKGFVTETCDPDNKVQFITDVNLEAATHADATEISFIEQRLEENNLKPKELNADAGFVNGQSILEAAARGIDLAGPSSGRSQSIEGFADIDRPLDIADFKVQINDETKELSVLSCPKNQVPIDQPRSEKTGKLLVHFNSDVCRACGVCDRCPVKIGVKIATLTVDEAQYAGAARHHQYMGDPEYRRKCGIRAGAESLVNEIANAHDGRQSRHRNEKGSRLQLVMAGISCNVKRFIRFTQNSVQNPSNVVA; from the coding sequence ATGCTTGGATGGCTCGCGACACTTTCCCGTTATGGATTATTCAAGGAAACCATCAGGGGGTTTCTTCAAGCACTACGAAAGCATAAGCCCGGACTGTATGCAGAGGTAAAAGACGAACTTTCCCTTGATTACCTACAGGATAATTTTGATTTAACAGAAAAGGATAAAGATAAGGCCAGAGGTCGAATCAAGGAAATGGCCAAGGATCTTTACCTGCTGAAAACATCTTTTGAACATCATCATCAAGTGGGCCATTACCAGACATTTAAGACATTAGCCCAAGTGTTTGATCAGCAGTGTGCTGTTAAATCTGAAAATGACCTTTCTTCTTCTCCTGCTGATGTTGACTCTGACAAAGAACTCGTTGAAGCTGCAAGGAATACCGCTCCGGTTGACTCTGAAGAGGAAATATCGTCTGGCAACATGACACCTGCTGATGAATCAGCTGACAGTACAAAAAATATTGTTCCTGCTGAACCTGAGATAGAAATGCGGGCGAAGCCGGTGGGTGATAAAATCATATCCACTCCGCATAATACCGATGCTGAATATACGCGTAAAAGGAACCAAACGGTTGTTGGTCATAAAGGATTTGTTACCGAAACTTGCGATCCTGATAACAAAGTTCAATTTATTACTGATGTAAACCTTGAAGCCGCAACTCATGCTGATGCAACAGAAATATCTTTTATAGAACAACGACTTGAAGAGAACAATCTGAAACCAAAAGAACTGAATGCGGATGCTGGTTTTGTCAATGGACAGTCAATCCTGGAAGCGGCAGCAAGGGGTATAGACTTGGCAGGTCCCAGTTCAGGACGATCACAGAGTATAGAAGGGTTTGCTGACATAGACCGCCCTCTTGATATTGCTGACTTTAAGGTTCAAATTAATGATGAGACGAAAGAGCTTTCTGTTTTGTCCTGCCCGAAAAATCAAGTTCCGATCGATCAGCCTCGCAGTGAGAAAACCGGCAAACTCCTGGTTCATTTCAACAGTGATGTTTGTAGAGCTTGTGGCGTCTGTGACCGTTGTCCGGTTAAAATTGGTGTTAAAATAGCAACATTAACTGTGGACGAGGCACAATATGCTGGAGCCGCTCGCCATCATCAGTATATGGGTGATCCAGAATACCGCAGGAAATGTGGTATCCGTGCAGGAGCCGAAAGTCTTGTAAACGAAATTGCCAATGCACACGACGGCAGGCAATCACGTCATCGAAATGAAAAAGGATCCCGGCTACAGTTAGTGATGGCTGGAATAAGTTGTAATGTGAAGCGATTTATCCGTTTTACGCAGAACTCCGTCCAAAATCCATCAAATGTGGTCGCATAG
- the cobA gene encoding uroporphyrinogen-III C-methyltransferase, producing the protein MSEKNIKGKVYLVGAGPGDPGLLTLRGKYLLQRAEVVFYDYLVNKKLLKHVPDTAELIYVGKKGGGLHAYTQEGINQMLAEYGNSGKRVVRLKGGDPFIFGRGAEEIQELVKEGVDFEVVPGVTSATAAATYAGIPITHRGYTTSVAFVTGHEATGKQESTVAWDKLATGAGTIVIYMGIKNLPSITSKLIKYGRAPETPVAVVRWASTPIQRSVVGTLATITDVVREANITPPALVIVGEVVNLRDTVDWFERRPLFGKRMVVTRTREQASELVSLLEENGADCLEYSTIHIEPVDDYSLLDHAVQNMSSYDWVLFTSLNAITYFFKRLEAIGQDSRILAGCCIGAVGRATADELLKHGIRADLIPEKFTGAGLAESLLAGDMAEKNILLPRAEKAMETLPEMLEDAGATVTVAPVYRNVPPQGRKDELRKELVDGNIELVTFTSSSTVTNFLTMIDAENEQDLHQLLDGVKIAAIGPVTAETVRKNGLTVDIQPDNYTIPDMVAAIMDHYRPNAT; encoded by the coding sequence ATGAGCGAAAAGAACATAAAAGGCAAAGTCTACCTCGTCGGTGCCGGTCCCGGTGATCCGGGCCTGCTCACCCTACGGGGAAAATATCTCCTTCAGCGGGCAGAAGTCGTGTTTTACGATTATCTGGTCAACAAGAAACTGCTGAAACATGTACCTGACACGGCTGAGCTGATCTATGTTGGCAAAAAAGGTGGCGGACTCCATGCCTACACCCAGGAAGGCATCAACCAGATGCTGGCGGAATACGGTAACTCCGGCAAACGGGTCGTCCGACTGAAGGGCGGTGATCCCTTTATCTTCGGGCGAGGAGCTGAAGAGATCCAGGAGTTGGTCAAAGAAGGAGTTGATTTCGAGGTGGTTCCCGGCGTAACCTCGGCTACAGCTGCTGCAACCTATGCTGGTATTCCCATCACCCATCGGGGCTACACCACTTCAGTGGCCTTTGTTACCGGCCACGAAGCCACCGGCAAACAGGAGTCCACAGTGGCCTGGGATAAGCTGGCCACCGGTGCAGGCACCATTGTTATCTATATGGGGATCAAGAACCTGCCCAGTATTACCTCCAAGCTTATAAAGTACGGGCGTGCCCCAGAGACTCCTGTAGCGGTGGTTCGCTGGGCCTCAACCCCGATACAACGCTCTGTGGTCGGCACCCTGGCTACGATTACCGACGTGGTTCGTGAGGCGAACATTACTCCTCCGGCCCTGGTTATCGTCGGCGAAGTGGTCAACCTGCGTGACACCGTTGACTGGTTTGAACGACGCCCTCTGTTCGGCAAACGCATGGTCGTTACCCGAACCAGGGAACAGGCCAGTGAATTGGTCTCCCTGCTGGAAGAAAACGGGGCTGATTGCCTGGAATACTCCACCATTCATATCGAACCGGTAGACGACTACAGCCTGCTGGACCATGCTGTGCAGAACATGAGCAGCTATGACTGGGTTCTCTTTACCAGCCTGAACGCCATCACTTATTTTTTCAAACGTCTGGAGGCGATCGGTCAGGACAGCCGTATCCTAGCCGGTTGCTGCATCGGTGCTGTGGGGAGGGCAACAGCGGATGAACTGCTCAAACATGGTATCCGGGCTGATCTGATCCCGGAAAAATTTACAGGTGCCGGATTGGCAGAATCCCTGCTTGCAGGTGATATGGCGGAGAAAAACATCCTCCTGCCAAGAGCAGAAAAGGCCATGGAAACCCTGCCGGAGATGCTGGAAGATGCAGGCGCAACTGTTACAGTGGCCCCGGTCTATCGCAACGTGCCCCCGCAAGGACGAAAGGACGAGCTGCGGAAAGAACTGGTTGATGGTAATATCGAATTGGTGACCTTTACCAGTTCCTCAACCGTGACCAATTTCCTAACCATGATTGATGCAGAAAATGAGCAGGACTTGCATCAACTCCTGGATGGGGTCAAGATTGCTGCCATAGGTCCTGTCACGGCAGAAACGGTACGTAAAAACGGACTGACCGTCGATATTCAACCGGACAACTATACCATTCCAGATATGGTGGCTGCCATTATGGACCATTACCGTCCTAACGCAACCTGA
- a CDS encoding nitroreductase family protein — protein sequence MADSQQITALEEVIRSRRSCRSFSGQVPDEVLQKIVESAVYAPFAAGAGIPLKEGRRIFIFRQGTEPMDQARQIIEAQLRSGASKIGMAVQFLPFLRKKMGFFADRISTTAEKGIPGLTEGSFYIVAAEKKGFPPIAEQALAHVMENMWLTATAHGVGFQMLSVTNGLTKNAQFMQLLDLPPKKWALNGCMIGMPKHLPKGTGTRKREIEHFIRWVG from the coding sequence ATGGCTGATTCGCAACAGATTACCGCCCTTGAGGAGGTCATCCGCTCCCGCCGTTCGTGCCGCAGCTTTTCGGGTCAAGTGCCAGATGAGGTACTGCAAAAAATCGTCGAGTCTGCGGTGTACGCCCCCTTTGCAGCCGGGGCCGGAATTCCCCTCAAAGAGGGTCGACGAATCTTCATCTTCCGCCAAGGGACAGAACCAATGGATCAAGCCCGACAGATCATTGAGGCCCAACTCCGCAGTGGAGCATCAAAGATCGGCATGGCTGTTCAGTTTCTTCCTTTTCTCCGCAAAAAAATGGGATTCTTTGCCGACCGAATCAGCACCACAGCAGAGAAAGGAATCCCCGGCCTCACTGAGGGATCATTTTATATTGTGGCCGCAGAGAAAAAAGGTTTCCCCCCCATTGCGGAGCAGGCCTTAGCACATGTCATGGAGAATATGTGGCTGACCGCAACAGCGCATGGGGTCGGATTCCAGATGCTCTCAGTCACCAACGGCCTGACAAAAAATGCGCAGTTTATGCAGCTCCTCGACCTGCCACCCAAGAAATGGGCACTCAATGGCTGCATGATCGGGATGCCGAAGCATCTACCCAAAGGGACAGGAACACGCAAACGAGAGATAGAACATTTTATCCGCTGGGTCGGGTAG